The proteins below come from a single Mytilus edulis chromosome 5, xbMytEdul2.2, whole genome shotgun sequence genomic window:
- the LOC139523831 gene encoding uncharacterized protein, whose product MAEATEIVCGLCESRNLSKIAYIWCSVCEEGLCVDCSDYHRASKLSKQHQTLPIDAYRKLPEFIRTLSKTCSLHDEPLELYCGTHQEPCCTECIATKHSLCPVTTLLNKTVKGIRDSEYLASTKRRIAGVKLHAEEMKQNRRANIERLKQQRVLVCEELAKIKDETHKNLTDIEAKLVNEINELVMSETKTCENAECKMQDQLLKLQELEMGISEAESYGNEEQIYLSLKHLNNCLAAEETNLKSNVKDSCHEKDIEFILAEEMKLVTTIPSMGTIKLNVKPAVIYSIVPKVSAQMFSPNEASYNSMAISIIKRGTAGLIDVDETRNTRSMIQLSDGKIVLAVAYKNDTYGYFYLFDSDGHYIECKFSIRCPFGLSMMNQKLIASFDTAKIARYLDLADFLKISDIANGKIYGLSCYDNILAMAIRGNGITLSKEGEKPFKTINVKYRFLAYIHLWKNKLFYSDFTDHCVYCLDLDGEEIWRAKFDEIKGPRNICTDPFGNVFIAAAESDAVFALSSDGKKCKKLLSAEDGMNEPKALYFNNQNSELLVANKNGSIFICSVKYHS is encoded by the coding sequence ATGGCAGAGGCAACAGAAATTGTTTGTGGTCTCTGTGAGTCAAGAAATCTTTCTAAGATTGCTTACATATGGTGCTCTGTATGCGAAGAAGGGTTGTGCGTAGATTGTTCAGATTACCACAGAGCTTCCAAATTATCAAAACAGCACCAAACTTTGCCAATCGATGCATACAGAAAACTTCCAGAATTTATACGTACTTTAAGTAAAACATGCTCTTTACACGATGAACCGCTTGAGTTATATTGTGGAACGCACCAGGAACCTTGTTGCACAGAATGCATTGCAACGAAACATTCCTTATGTCCTGTTACCACTTTACTTAATAAAACCGTAAAAGGTATTAGAGACTCTGAATATCTCGCCAGCACTAAGAGAAGGATTGCAGGTGTGAAATTGCACGCTGAAGAGATGAAACAAAATCGGCGAGCTAATATTGAACGTTTAAAACAACAACGTGTTTTAGTTTGTGAGgaattagcaaaaattaaagatgaaaCTCATAAAAATTTAACCGATATCGAAGCCAAACTTGTCAACGAGATAAACGAACTTGTAATGTCAGAGACAAAAACTTGTGAAAATGCTGAGTGTAAAATGCAAGACCAACTTTTGAAACTACAGGAGCTAGAGATGGGGATTTCAGAAGCCGAAAGTTACGGAAACGAGGAGCAAATATACTTGAGTCTCAAACACTTAAACAACTGTCTAGCAGCTGAAGAGACAAATTTAAAATCCAACGTGAAGGACTCATGCCATGAGAAGGATATCGAATTTATTCTGGCCGAGGAAATGAAGCTAGTAACAACGATTCCCTCCATGGGAACCATCAAATTAAATGTGAAACCAGCAGTTATTTATTCTATTGTCCCAAAGGTATCAGCTCAAATGTTCTCTCCGAATGAAGCCAGTTACAACAGTATGGCAATAAGTATCATCAAACGAGGGACTGCTGGACTGATTGATGTTGACGAAACAAGAAATACTCGAAGCATGATTCAATTATCAGACGGTAAAATAGTCCTTGCAGTTGCTTATAAAAACGATACGtatggttatttttatttatttgattcagATGGACATTACATTGAATGCAAATTTAGTATTCGATGTCCATTTGGTCTTTCAATGATGAATCAAAAGTTAATTGCTTCTTTCGATACTGCCAAGATAGCTAGATATTTAGATTTggctgattttttaaaaatttctgaCATAGCTAATGGCAAAATTTACGGACTTTCATGTTATGATAACATACTGGCCATGGCCATAAGAGGTAACGGTATTACCTTATCCAAAGAAGGCGAAAAACCtttcaaaacaataaatgttAAATATCGTTTTCTTGCATACATTCATCTTTGGAAAAATAAACTCTTTTACAGTGATTTTACTGACCACTGTGTGTACTGTCTAGATTTGGACGGAGAAGAAATTTGGAGGGCgaaatttgatgaaataaaagGCCCACGAAATATCTGTACTGATCCATTCGGAAATGTTTTCATAGCAGCTGCCGAATCAGATGCCGTGTTTGCATTGTCGTCGGACGGTAAAAAATGCAAGAAACTTCTCAGTGCTGAAGATGGCATGAACGAACCAAAAGCACTTTATTTCAACAACCAAAATTCTGAATTGCTTGTAGCAAACAAAAACGGAAGCATATTTATCTGCAGTGTTAAGTATCACAGCTAA